A stretch of the Bacteroidales bacterium genome encodes the following:
- the pnuC gene encoding nicotinamide riboside transporter PnuC has product MELFYEWLIGNYIEIIASLLGIFGVWLTTKQKVWCWPIGLLNVILSLYVFLVSKLYADVVLQIFYIILTLYGWYNWLYGGENKTVLKVSRIKRSMMLFLILISFFCIFITGYIFSNYTDAALPYWDATVAVWGVIGTFVQAKKYIENWIIWIINDLLCTGIYFYKHLFAFTALYFVFVLLAVYGYIQWKKDLKKIAVA; this is encoded by the coding sequence ATGGAATTATTTTACGAATGGCTTATAGGGAATTATATAGAGATAATTGCCTCGCTGCTTGGCATATTTGGGGTATGGCTCACCACTAAGCAAAAGGTATGGTGCTGGCCGATAGGCTTGCTGAATGTTATTTTATCGCTATATGTTTTCCTGGTATCAAAGCTTTACGCTGATGTTGTACTCCAGATATTTTACATCATCCTGACACTTTACGGGTGGTACAACTGGTTGTATGGCGGCGAAAATAAAACAGTTCTCAAAGTATCGCGGATAAAGCGAAGCATGATGTTGTTTCTTATTTTAATTTCATTTTTTTGCATTTTCATTACAGGATATATTTTCAGCAATTACACTGATGCAGCGCTCCCATACTGGGATGCTACAGTTGCAGTATGGGGAGTAATCGGAACATTTGTACAGGCAAAAAAATATATCGAGAACTGGATCATCTGGATCATTAATGACCTTTTATGCACAGGAATTTATTTTTATAAACATTTATTTGCATTCACCGCGTTATATTTTGTTTTTGTTTTATTGGCAGTATATGGTTATATACAATGGAAAAAGGATTTAAAGAAAATAGCAGTAGCCTGA
- a CDS encoding ATP-binding protein, with protein MEKGFKENSSSLIKIAITGPESTGKSLLTEQLAKHFNTVFVPEYAREYIDHLNRKYEQHDILEIAKTQLKNETKALSIANKFLFCDTEFLVTKIWSEHAYGNCDEWIKEKFKTHKYDLYLLMDIDLPWEYDEQREHPHMRTYFFNWYRTELEKNKLPFVIISGTGIERLNNALEKIHSYFKF; from the coding sequence ATGGAAAAAGGATTTAAAGAAAATAGCAGTAGCCTGATAAAAATAGCTATCACCGGTCCTGAATCTACAGGCAAATCGTTGCTGACAGAACAACTGGCAAAGCATTTCAATACCGTATTTGTTCCTGAATATGCCCGTGAATATATTGATCATTTGAACCGCAAATACGAGCAACACGATATTTTAGAAATTGCAAAAACTCAGCTGAAAAACGAAACAAAAGCTTTATCAATAGCTAACAAGTTCCTTTTCTGTGATACTGAATTTTTAGTAACTAAAATATGGAGCGAGCATGCTTACGGTAATTGTGATGAATGGATAAAAGAAAAATTCAAAACTCATAAATACGATTTATACCTGCTTATGGATATTGACCTGCCATGGGAATATGATGAACAACGCGAACACCCTCACATGAGAACATATTTTTTCAACTGGTATAGAACAGAACTGGAGAAGAACAAACTCCCATTTGTAATTATCTCAGGTACGGGTATAGAAAGGTTGAATAATGCCTTAGAAAAAATTCATTCATATTTTAAATTTTAA
- a CDS encoding YkoF family thiamine/hydroxymethylpyrimidine-binding protein, which translates to MKASVEISYYPLNQEFIPHIKDFIDRINKYPELVVRTNTMSTQIFGEYKEIMNALTNEIEKSFELPHSVFVMKIINADLEK; encoded by the coding sequence ATGAAAGCATCAGTTGAAATAAGCTACTATCCGCTAAACCAGGAATTCATTCCTCACATAAAAGATTTTATCGACAGGATAAATAAATACCCTGAACTTGTTGTTCGTACCAACACCATGAGTACACAAATCTTCGGTGAATACAAAGAAATCATGAATGCATTAACTAATGAAATTGAAAAATCATTTGAGCTTCCCCACTCTGTTTTTGTGATGAAAATAATTAATGCCGACCTGGAAAAATAA